The Cicer arietinum cultivar CDC Frontier isolate Library 1 chromosome 1, Cicar.CDCFrontier_v2.0, whole genome shotgun sequence genome contains the following window.
AGCTGTTTTTTCTACAGCCAAATGACAAAAGGGGCACAGTTTTTCCAGCTTCATCCTCTTTTTACTCAAATTAAACCAGTTGACAGTTTAGCTGCTCTCTAAAAGAAATTTCTGAATTTGGTAAAGTACAAAGGGCATGCTAAAACCCTTTGTACAAGTTGCTCATCGGCTCTAAGCTTCACAGTACGCACTGAGTTGCTAAGTGACTCTAAATGAAATATTGAAATGGGAATAGACTGATAATTTGGCGAGTTTAGTGCTACTACTAGAGAATAAATAATTGCGCCATCTGACACTACGGATAAATAGGTTCTCATTTTTGCGCAGCTAACTGACATACGGCGTAACTTTTTCCGAAAATATTGCTATAGTCACCAAAAAAACTAAcatgaatattaaaatttaatctgtTTAATAATAGTAAATCTTTTTTGAGTTATAATAACAAGTGTTTTAAGAGTATttgttaaagaattaaaaaataaaaaataaatattatataaaatatattaaattttaaggaGTTGAATAcctaatttttaagattaaattaataaatatctcaAAAACACTTCTTTTAgcattttctatatttttataatacattCCAAGTACAATTTTTCATATATGAAAACTATAGATAATATTGAAAACCAAAGATAGTGTACAAGTCATTTCTAACTAGATTATTTTTCAGAATCTCCTGTATGCAGCTTTTCACCTCAATGATTAAtcagcttttttttttatatatattttgattatttcttACAGCTGAAATGAAACAAGCGAATAAAAAAGGTGAAAAGTGATTATTTCTTCTAAAAAGTGACTGTTGTAAAAATGATCCGAAACGAAGACTAACAATTCATCAGGGTAATCAGCAATTGCTGTGAAAACACTCCatcaaagacaaaaaaaaagagACATATTAGTTTATTACTAGCATTTTCCTCTTCATTCCGTTTCACACGAGATTAACGAAATTGACTCTCCCGGAGACAAAAATTGCAAAAGTATTCACGCACACAAACATTTAAGGAATCTCCCAAGCAACGCAAGGCATTCAAACAACACAAGTAAGTAACAGGCCTAATCTTGGGGAATATTAATCTTCTTTTGGAGATACCGAAATAACTGAGGAACTGTATATGAAGGCTTGTCCCATGATTTGATACATAATTTTGCCACAGCTAGAAGACTTTTAAGCTCCGTACAGTCAAAACTGTTTCCAAGATCAGGGTCTAGCATTTTGTCTATTGAACTGAAAAATCTGGATTCTTGAATCCATTCAATTAAATCAGAACCTTCCATCTCTGAAGACTGACCTGTGACAAGTTCCAGTATGAGTACTCCAAGTTGGAATATAATCTTACAACTTTCCTGCCCAGTGCAATCTGAAATATGTAAACTCCAAAGTGTAAGTAGTAAGTActttcaaaattcatttttgttgcaaGAGTGGTTTACAAAAAGAAGTGACCTTGTGTGACAGATTTTCCACCAGTTTGAAGGCCAAAGTCGGATAGCTGTAACCACAGAAGGGAATCTCATTTAACGCTATTTCTAAATTAGATTTCTTTATGTGCCGCTGGCAATGATTAATCAGATCAGATATGGTGTATTACAGTGAGACAGAGAAATAGTTCCTTACTTTAGCGGTGAAGTTCTCATCTAACATAATATTGCCAGAGCTGATAGAGACATGAGTTACTGGTGGTTCACTGAAAAGAAATAAGTATTCCTGCATCCAGAAACAACATATGTAAGAACTAAGAAGGGGCCAAAATTAGTGAGAGATAAATTTCTTGTGCCTTTAAGTACATTAGGAAAAATAGTGAACAGACAGGTGGTTAGTCGTCCTCTTTTAAGTCAAATTTTGGTACTTAACGATCAATTTCTAAATGACACTAATTGAATAGACACAAGCTAATTAACCTAACACATTTACGTTATTCATTTTGCCGTATTTGCCAAGCAGTTAGTTTTTCTTTCGGACGGGGTCTAACGCAAGCAGAGCAGGTATTGAACAGTGTCAAACTTAGCAGGTATTGGACAATGTCAAACTTAGCAGGTACTTCCTCacattcataattaatttaggaCACTTAAATATCAgggtttttaaattaattgcaatagaaaaaaaaaaaagaatgtagTATCAAATTGAAAATATCAGGCATCTTTGATTTGAACATGCTTTAATTTACAGAGCTTAATTACCAGTGCAGCCACAACACCATTAGCTATCTGCAACCTTGTCCTCCAATTTAAGGGAGTCTTCAAGGGGTCTGTCAGCATTCAATcatcaaaacaaaatcaaaatattgaaaatctCATACAGATGCTCCTCTAAACTTTTTTTCCCTTTCAAAATTTACCATTTAGATGCTCCTTTAAGCTTCCGTTTTCTATGTTGTCAAATATGAGCAGTCTACAGAAATAACCCAATGAAAAAAAGTTACAAAGTTGCTATACATCAATCTACCCCCATACCAAAGAAACTCTAACAATAATAAGTAATAATTGTCAATGtccaaaaaaaatacaatctcATCCTATAGAACAAATGAATAATTAGAAGCAGTTTGGATAAACTTTTTAACATTTACAGAAAATGAGTTATCAAAAGAATTTTGCAATAACTATGataatttttaacattaatATCTCATATATGTTAAATTTTGTCTCTAACTTCtcaactttttttaagttttacgAATTGTAAAAATCTACCATTTTgtgaagtttttgtttttttttgttttttttaaataactgaAGCACCATAAACCATTGCAGTTGATATATTTTCATAAGAGGCTAATGC
Protein-coding sequences here:
- the LOC101489869 gene encoding probable receptor-like protein kinase At1g49730, which encodes MDPLIRKLRRHLLRWLHRSRSGSVLFVRRISYKEVRKATDGFQRIVFSNSEISAYAANFGESDGGVCLVKEVKDFDRGNDDNFHRQVQFLGRLHHRHLLSLKGFSLKHNHKSKRLLIFDNIENGSLKEHLNDPLKTPLNWRTRLQIANGVVAALEYLFLFSEPPVTHVSISSGNIMLDENFTAKLSDFGLQTGGKSVTQDCTGQESCKIIFQLGVLILELVTGQSSEMEGSDLIEWIQESRFFSSIDKMLDPDLGNSFDCTELKSLLAVAKLCIKSWDKPSYTVPQLFRYLQKKINIPQD